Proteins from a genomic interval of Caulobacter rhizosphaerae:
- the lexA gene encoding transcriptional repressor LexA, with the protein MLTRKQHELLMFIHERIKETGVSPSFDEMKEALDLASKSGIHRLITALEERGFIRRLAHRARALEVVKLPQQATAAAPPKGRGAFKPQVLEGGGQAPAAPAPIAADNTRELPILGRIAAGTPIDAIQHERERLPVPETMLGAGEHYVLEVQGDSMIEAGILDGDYVIIRKGDTANSGEIVVALVGEEATLKRLRKKGGSIALEAANPKYETRIFGPDQVEVQGKLVGLIRRYH; encoded by the coding sequence ATGCTCACGCGCAAGCAGCACGAGCTGCTGATGTTCATCCACGAACGGATCAAGGAGACCGGCGTCTCCCCCTCCTTCGACGAGATGAAGGAGGCGCTGGACCTGGCGTCCAAGTCGGGCATCCACCGGCTGATCACGGCGCTGGAGGAGCGCGGCTTCATCCGCCGCCTGGCTCACCGGGCCCGGGCGCTGGAAGTGGTCAAGCTGCCGCAGCAGGCCACCGCGGCCGCGCCGCCGAAGGGCCGCGGCGCTTTCAAGCCCCAGGTGCTGGAAGGCGGCGGCCAGGCTCCGGCCGCGCCGGCGCCGATCGCCGCCGACAACACCCGCGAGCTGCCGATTCTGGGCCGCATCGCCGCCGGTACGCCCATCGACGCCATCCAGCACGAACGCGAACGCCTGCCGGTGCCCGAGACCATGCTGGGGGCCGGCGAGCACTATGTGCTGGAGGTTCAGGGCGACTCGATGATCGAGGCTGGCATCCTGGACGGCGACTATGTGATCATCCGCAAGGGCGACACGGCCAACAGCGGCGAGATCGTCGTCGCCCTGGTCGGCGAGGAAGCCACCCTCAAGCGCCTGCGCAAGAAGGGCGGCTCGATCGCCCTGGAGGCCGCCAACCCCAAGTACGAAACCCGCATCTTCGGTCCCGACCAGGTCGAGGTGCAGGGCAAGCTGGTGGGGCTGATCCGACGGTATCACTAG
- a CDS encoding GFA family protein, with amino-acid sequence METIMEREGGCACRAVRYVTTGGPLRVGLCHCLTCRKRHGAPFNAFAAFRADKVRIEGAPAIWTGAEHGLIHGCPTCGSPLFWTAASWPENGEADGEIEIHLGGLDEIGQFTPQYEVWVKRREPWLPPLNVPQYVENRPAGMAT; translated from the coding sequence ATGGAGACGATCATGGAGCGGGAAGGCGGGTGCGCGTGCCGGGCGGTGCGCTATGTCACGACCGGCGGACCGCTGCGGGTTGGGCTGTGCCACTGCCTGACCTGCCGCAAGCGCCATGGCGCGCCGTTCAACGCCTTTGCGGCGTTCCGGGCGGACAAGGTGCGGATCGAGGGGGCGCCGGCGATCTGGACCGGCGCCGAGCACGGCCTGATCCACGGCTGCCCGACCTGCGGCTCGCCGTTGTTCTGGACGGCGGCCTCCTGGCCTGAGAATGGCGAGGCCGACGGCGAGATCGAGATCCACCTGGGCGGGCTGGACGAGATCGGCCAGTTCACGCCGCAGTACGAGGTCTGGGTCAAGCGTCGCGAGCCCTGGCTGCCGCCGCTGAACGTGCCGCAATATGTGGAGAACCGGCCGGCGGGGATGGCGACCTAG
- a CDS encoding ComEC/Rec2 family competence protein: MSGGWAARLSTRLRARPSVGAVTASLIDEIDANRERWMLWSPVAFGLGAAGYLELRAEPSWALLAGLAAGLAILAALIGRRSATGLSVVLVLATFLAAGALAGKVRSHAVAAPILAGERTVMTIDGFVVDVVSPGAGGPRLLIAPVWISRLAPGDTPKRVRVTVEAEDIPAPGQAIRLRAMLGPPPPPAAPGAYDFARDAWFHGVGGVGFAIGQSQPATLDPPPWRLRAAMAVNAFRWRLASRIVEDMGVARGGVAAAMVTGHEAWITQDQTDAMRASGLAHILSISGLHMAIVGGFAFGLVRLLIAAWPWAALRVPGKKVAAVAGLAAVATYLVISGAPPPALRAAITATVAFAAILFDRQAITLHGLAIAALVILIVQPESAGAPGFQMSFAATAALVALAEAWPRPVREISAPWWIRAIQGALSWLAVSVGASFVAGMATGPFAMQHFNRVAVWGLPANLLVAPLSSFVIMPFLALGAALEPFGLGRPFLAIAGWGIAAMMGIANGFASAGGAQKVVASGPPFTLALAFVGLMLLCLWRGRLRWLGAPLALAVALWPRAAPPDAWIAPDGTTAAVRLGREAVLLRPDARRFGAELWSRRRGLALPDSIAPSPLYACDRRSCAPAAGAPVALALSWSKAASDADGLAAMCAEAEIVVLRGVAPPVPPACRDRIVLDADDFAAGGAAELYRRGGEWWIVWAQPLRGVRPWTGPPPEPRWMPDGPMTRSPNAKAF; this comes from the coding sequence ATGTCCGGTGGCTGGGCGGCGCGTCTTAGCACGCGTCTTCGCGCGCGTCCTAGCGTGGGAGCGGTAACAGCTTCGCTGATCGACGAGATCGACGCCAATCGCGAGCGCTGGATGCTGTGGTCGCCGGTGGCCTTCGGCCTCGGCGCGGCCGGCTACCTGGAACTGAGGGCCGAGCCGTCCTGGGCGTTGCTGGCCGGACTGGCGGCCGGATTGGCGATTCTGGCGGCGCTGATCGGGCGGCGGTCGGCGACGGGGCTGTCGGTGGTCCTGGTGCTGGCGACCTTCCTGGCGGCCGGGGCGCTGGCCGGCAAGGTCCGCTCGCACGCGGTGGCCGCGCCGATCCTGGCGGGCGAGCGGACGGTGATGACGATCGACGGCTTCGTGGTCGACGTGGTCAGTCCCGGCGCGGGCGGGCCGCGGCTGCTGATCGCGCCGGTGTGGATCAGCCGCCTGGCTCCGGGGGACACGCCCAAGCGAGTGCGGGTGACCGTCGAGGCCGAGGACATCCCCGCGCCCGGCCAGGCGATCCGCCTGCGGGCCATGCTGGGACCGCCGCCGCCGCCGGCCGCGCCGGGAGCCTACGACTTCGCCCGCGACGCCTGGTTCCACGGCGTGGGCGGCGTCGGCTTCGCGATCGGACAGTCCCAACCCGCCACCCTGGACCCGCCGCCGTGGCGCCTGCGGGCGGCCATGGCGGTCAACGCCTTCCGCTGGCGGCTGGCCAGCCGCATCGTCGAGGACATGGGCGTGGCGCGCGGCGGCGTCGCCGCGGCCATGGTCACCGGCCACGAGGCCTGGATCACCCAGGACCAGACCGACGCCATGCGCGCTTCGGGCCTGGCCCACATCCTGTCGATCTCGGGCCTGCACATGGCCATCGTCGGCGGTTTCGCCTTTGGCCTGGTGCGGCTGCTGATCGCCGCCTGGCCCTGGGCGGCGCTGCGGGTTCCGGGCAAGAAGGTCGCGGCCGTGGCGGGCCTGGCGGCCGTCGCGACCTATCTGGTCATTTCGGGCGCGCCGCCGCCGGCCCTGCGGGCGGCGATCACCGCCACGGTGGCCTTCGCCGCCATCCTGTTCGACCGGCAGGCCATCACCCTGCATGGGCTGGCGATCGCCGCCCTGGTCATCCTGATCGTCCAGCCGGAGTCCGCGGGCGCGCCAGGGTTCCAGATGTCGTTCGCCGCCACCGCCGCCCTGGTGGCCCTGGCCGAGGCCTGGCCGCGCCCGGTGCGGGAGATTTCCGCCCCCTGGTGGATCCGGGCCATCCAGGGCGCGCTCAGCTGGCTGGCGGTCAGCGTCGGCGCCAGTTTCGTGGCCGGCATGGCGACCGGGCCGTTCGCCATGCAGCACTTCAACCGCGTCGCCGTCTGGGGACTGCCGGCCAACCTGCTGGTCGCGCCGCTGTCGTCGTTCGTGATCATGCCGTTCCTGGCCCTGGGCGCGGCGCTGGAGCCCTTCGGCCTGGGCCGGCCGTTCCTGGCGATCGCCGGCTGGGGCATCGCCGCGATGATGGGGATCGCCAACGGCTTCGCCAGCGCCGGCGGCGCCCAGAAGGTGGTGGCCAGCGGCCCGCCGTTCACCCTGGCCCTGGCCTTCGTCGGCCTGATGCTGCTGTGCCTGTGGCGCGGCCGCCTGCGCTGGCTGGGCGCGCCCCTGGCCCTGGCCGTGGCTCTGTGGCCGCGCGCGGCGCCGCCCGACGCCTGGATTGCGCCGGACGGGACCACGGCGGCCGTGCGCCTGGGCCGCGAGGCGGTGCTGCTGCGGCCTGACGCCCGCCGCTTCGGAGCCGAGCTGTGGAGCCGCCGCCGCGGCCTGGCCCTGCCGGACAGCATCGCGCCCAGCCCGCTCTACGCCTGCGACCGGCGATCCTGCGCTCCCGCCGCCGGCGCGCCCGTGGCCCTGGCCCTGTCGTGGAGCAAGGCCGCGTCCGACGCCGACGGCCTGGCGGCGATGTGCGCCGAGGCCGAGATCGTGGTGCTGCGCGGCGTCGCGCCACCCGTCCCGCCGGCCTGCCGTGACCGCATCGTGCTCGACGCCGACGACTTCGCCGCGGGTGGGGCGGCCGAGCTCTATCGGCGCGGCGGCGAATGGTGGATCGTCTGGGCCCAGCCGTTGAGGGGCGTCCGGCCGTGGACTGGACCGCCGCCTGAACCCCGGTGGATGCCCGACGGGCCGATGACCCGTTCGCCGAACGCAAAGGCCTTCTGA
- the gltX gene encoding glutamate--tRNA ligase, whose product MTNSPSPPSGVVTRFAPSPTGFLHIGGARTALFNWLYARHTGGKFLVRVEDTDRERSTEAAVAAIFEGLDWLGLKSDDEVVFQYSRADRHRAVVEEMLAAGRAYRCWMTVEELAAAREAARAGGPALRSPWRDAPPPNDPSLPHVIRFKGPTEGTTLVDDLVKGPVTFNNADLDDLVLLRADGAPTYNLAVVVDDHDMGVTHVIRGDDHLNNAARQTLIYQANGWTLPAFGHIPLIHGPDGAKLSKRHGAQAVGEFADMGYIPEGMRNYLARLGWGHGDDEVFSDEQAIAWFDVKDVVKAPARLDWAKLNFINGQHLRQADDARLADLTLKALQAQNAELPADAAQRLLAVVPQVKEGAKTVLELAEHCAFALKVRPLVLEEKTVKQLTDETVERLARLRAQLGAAPAWGVSELETLLKSFAESEGVGFGKFGPSLRGILTGGAQAPDLNKIMAALGREESLGRLDDALASRA is encoded by the coding sequence ATGACCAATTCCCCCTCGCCCCCCTCAGGCGTCGTCACCCGCTTCGCCCCGTCGCCAACCGGCTTCCTGCATATCGGCGGCGCACGCACCGCGCTGTTCAACTGGTTATATGCACGCCATACGGGTGGGAAGTTCCTTGTTCGCGTCGAGGACACCGATCGCGAGCGTTCGACCGAGGCGGCCGTCGCCGCGATCTTCGAGGGCCTGGACTGGCTGGGCCTGAAGTCGGACGACGAGGTGGTCTTCCAGTATAGCCGCGCCGACCGCCACCGCGCCGTGGTGGAGGAGATGCTGGCCGCCGGCCGCGCCTATCGCTGCTGGATGACCGTCGAGGAACTGGCCGCGGCCCGCGAGGCCGCGCGGGCCGGCGGCCCCGCCCTGCGCTCGCCCTGGCGCGACGCCCCGCCGCCCAACGACCCCAGCCTGCCGCACGTCATCCGCTTCAAGGGTCCGACCGAGGGCACGACCCTGGTCGACGACCTGGTCAAGGGTCCGGTGACCTTCAACAACGCCGACCTGGACGACCTGGTGCTGCTGCGCGCCGACGGCGCCCCGACCTACAACCTGGCCGTGGTGGTCGACGACCACGACATGGGCGTCACCCACGTGATCCGCGGCGACGACCACCTGAACAACGCCGCCCGCCAGACCCTGATCTACCAGGCCAATGGCTGGACCCTGCCGGCCTTCGGCCACATCCCGCTGATCCACGGCCCCGACGGCGCCAAGCTCAGCAAGCGCCACGGCGCCCAGGCGGTCGGCGAGTTCGCCGACATGGGCTACATCCCCGAGGGCATGCGCAACTACCTGGCGCGCCTGGGCTGGGGCCATGGAGACGACGAGGTGTTCAGCGACGAACAGGCGATCGCCTGGTTCGACGTCAAGGACGTGGTCAAGGCCCCGGCCCGCCTGGACTGGGCCAAGCTGAACTTCATCAATGGCCAGCACCTGCGCCAGGCGGACGACGCCCGCCTGGCCGACCTGACCCTGAAAGCCCTGCAGGCCCAGAACGCCGAGCTGCCGGCCGACGCCGCCCAGCGCCTGCTGGCGGTCGTGCCGCAGGTCAAGGAAGGCGCCAAGACCGTCCTGGAGTTGGCCGAGCACTGCGCCTTCGCGCTGAAGGTGCGTCCGCTGGTCCTGGAAGAAAAGACCGTCAAGCAATTGACCGACGAGACCGTCGAGCGCCTGGCCCGCCTGCGGGCCCAGTTAGGCGCGGCCCCGGCCTGGGGCGTGTCTGAGCTGGAAACCCTGTTGAAATCCTTCGCGGAATCCGAGGGCGTGGGCTTTGGCAAGTTCGGGCCGTCGCTGCGTGGGATCCTCACCGGCGGGGCCCAGGCGCCCGACCTGAACAAGATCATGGCCGCGCTGGGTCGCGAGGAGTCTCTAGGGCGCCTTGACGACGCCCTGGCGTCGCGCGCATGA